The proteins below are encoded in one region of Pseudonocardia sp. DSM 110487:
- a CDS encoding SgcJ/EcaC family oxidoreductase, whose translation MNAPRIEDHTDHVADVEAIRRIIADVEKGFNDNDAELLVEHFAQNGSAVTAMGTQIDGREAMLTAARAGLAGPLRDERARYELADVAFARPDVAVAHKHAWAIDETGEPKSVGHEMNALYVLVRENGRWWIVSRQNTIVPT comes from the coding sequence GTGAACGCACCCCGCATCGAGGACCACACCGACCACGTCGCCGACGTCGAGGCGATCCGCCGGATCATCGCCGACGTCGAGAAGGGCTTCAACGACAACGACGCCGAGCTGCTCGTCGAGCACTTCGCGCAGAACGGCTCCGCCGTCACCGCGATGGGCACGCAGATCGACGGTCGGGAGGCCATGCTCACCGCCGCCCGCGCCGGCCTCGCCGGGCCGTTGCGAGACGAGCGCGCCCGCTACGAGCTCGCCGACGTCGCGTTCGCGCGGCCCGACGTCGCGGTCGCGCACAAGCACGCATGGGCGATCGACGAGACCGGCGAGCCCAAGAGCGTCGGCCACGAGATGAACGCCCTGTACGTGCTCGTGCGCGAGAACGGGCGGTGGTGGATCGTCTCGCGGCAGAACACCATCGTGCCCACATGA
- a CDS encoding RidA family protein, translated as MADGFNPRGIWQPNGRAFSQGVIQGPGEVVHVTGQVAWDEHDKVVGIGDPDAQMEQCIRNVRTVLAEVGGLLDDIVSMTVYFVDRADLPAIQGVRSQYFTAGTAPASILIQVAGLVAPELRVELVPIAVVPHDRFRRP; from the coding sequence ATGGCTGACGGATTCAACCCGCGCGGGATCTGGCAACCGAACGGTCGGGCCTTCTCCCAGGGCGTGATCCAGGGCCCCGGTGAGGTCGTGCACGTCACGGGGCAGGTCGCATGGGACGAGCACGACAAGGTCGTGGGCATCGGCGACCCCGATGCGCAGATGGAGCAGTGCATCCGCAACGTCCGGACGGTGCTCGCCGAGGTCGGCGGCCTCCTCGACGACATCGTCTCCATGACGGTCTACTTCGTCGACCGCGCCGACCTGCCCGCGATCCAGGGCGTCCGGTCGCAGTACTTCACGGCGGGCACCGCGCCGGCGAGCATCCTGATCCAGGTCGCGGGGCTCGTCGCGCCGGAGCTGCGGGTGGAGCTGGTCCCGATAGCCGTGGTGCCGCACGACCGGTTCCGGCGCCCTTGA
- a CDS encoding class I SAM-dependent methyltransferase, whose protein sequence is MTTVKRRVLGTLVRQFGHPRGSTGQVVGWVMAHRRSNRERNRWVVGLLDVQPTDTVLEIGFGPGLAIAELARRAGHVHGIDRSDVMVRQASRRNRVAVAEGRVELVHASVDRLPRFDAPLDAVMAVNSVGFWPEPAQRLRELWGLLRPGGRIALASQPRCPGATRDTTDRAAGELRALLAGAGFAELRVETLELDPPVACVLGVRPR, encoded by the coding sequence GTGACGACCGTGAAGCGACGGGTGCTCGGCACGCTGGTGCGGCAGTTCGGCCATCCGCGAGGAAGCACCGGACAGGTGGTCGGGTGGGTGATGGCCCATCGCCGGTCCAACCGGGAGCGCAACCGGTGGGTGGTGGGCCTGCTCGACGTGCAGCCGACGGACACGGTGCTGGAGATCGGCTTCGGACCTGGGCTGGCCATCGCCGAACTCGCCCGCCGGGCGGGTCACGTCCACGGCATCGACCGGTCCGACGTGATGGTCCGCCAGGCGAGCCGCCGCAACCGCGTCGCCGTCGCCGAGGGACGGGTCGAGCTCGTGCACGCGTCCGTGGACCGGCTGCCGCGCTTCGACGCGCCGCTGGACGCCGTCATGGCCGTCAACTCGGTGGGCTTCTGGCCCGAGCCCGCGCAGCGGCTCCGCGAGCTGTGGGGTCTGCTGCGACCCGGCGGACGCATCGCGCTCGCCAGCCAGCCCCGCTGCCCCGGTGCGACCCGGGACACCACGGACAGGGCCGCCGGAGAGCTCCGGGCCCTGCTCGCCGGGGCGGGCTTCGCAGAGCTCCGGGTCGAGACGCTGGAGCTCGATCCGCCCGTGGCGTGCGTGCTCGGAGTCCGGCCGCGTTAG
- a CDS encoding ATP-binding protein translates to MSSPDFRLIFESAPGLYLVLDPDFTIVAVSDAYARATMTERDSIVGEGIFTIFPDNPGDAGAEGVKNLRASLERVRRDRTTDVMPVQKYDIRRAGGDFEERFWSPTNVPVLGPDGALRFIIHRVEDVTDFLRLQRSDEAQQREVLAQSLAAARASRELKEVNAELAELNHRLTELDTLKNQFFANVSHELRTPLTLILAPVEKLLAEIPDDDPHHQLLDVVDRNARLLLQQVNDLLDASRLESGRVGVDYAELDVTEHVRQAAGFFESRAIELGIEFRVQADSQVRAEADAEHLNRILMNVLSNAFKVTPDGGVVRCAVRLDPGGARALIEIADSGPGIPADKREVIFERFRQLDGGLARELAGTGLGLSIVRDLVDLLHGDVEVSAAPEGGALFRIALPVEAPPGTTVRPPTPIEPVAARPLAADRARPVVADTDDPARPLVLVIEDNPDLNELVCRTLAQRYRVRAAFDGESGLAEARELRPQLIVCDVMMPKLSGEDLIRQLRGDGAESVPVLVMSARAEEGARVGMLQAGANDYLAKPFSLTELRVRADNLINATLLTERLHVAQLAADRERIATDLHERVISTLFELSLQLGGVRDLATGRVQERIDATMGSVDTVIREIRATIFEA, encoded by the coding sequence GTGTCGTCTCCTGATTTCCGTCTGATCTTCGAATCGGCCCCTGGGCTCTATCTCGTGCTCGACCCCGATTTCACGATCGTCGCCGTCAGCGACGCCTATGCCAGGGCGACGATGACCGAGCGGGACTCGATCGTCGGCGAGGGCATCTTCACCATTTTCCCGGACAATCCCGGGGACGCGGGCGCCGAGGGCGTCAAGAATCTGCGAGCGTCGCTCGAGCGCGTGCGCCGCGACCGGACCACCGACGTGATGCCCGTGCAGAAGTACGACATCCGCCGGGCGGGCGGCGACTTCGAGGAACGGTTCTGGAGTCCCACCAACGTGCCGGTGCTCGGCCCGGACGGGGCGCTGCGGTTCATCATCCACCGGGTCGAGGACGTCACCGACTTCTTGCGGCTGCAGCGGTCCGACGAGGCGCAGCAGCGGGAGGTACTCGCGCAGTCGCTGGCGGCGGCACGGGCGAGCCGCGAGCTCAAGGAGGTCAACGCGGAACTGGCCGAGCTCAACCACCGGCTGACCGAGCTCGACACGCTCAAGAACCAGTTCTTCGCCAACGTGAGCCACGAACTCCGCACACCGCTCACGCTGATTCTGGCGCCGGTGGAGAAACTGCTGGCGGAGATCCCCGACGACGATCCGCATCACCAGCTGCTCGACGTCGTGGACCGCAACGCGCGATTGCTGCTGCAGCAGGTCAACGATCTGCTCGACGCGTCGCGGCTCGAGTCCGGTCGGGTGGGAGTCGATTACGCCGAGCTGGACGTCACGGAGCACGTCCGCCAAGCAGCCGGGTTCTTCGAGTCCCGCGCGATCGAGCTGGGAATCGAGTTCCGGGTGCAGGCCGACTCGCAGGTGCGCGCGGAGGCCGATGCCGAGCACCTGAATCGGATCCTGATGAACGTGCTGTCCAACGCGTTCAAGGTGACTCCCGACGGCGGGGTCGTGCGCTGCGCCGTCCGGCTCGATCCCGGCGGCGCCCGCGCGTTGATCGAGATCGCGGACAGCGGGCCGGGCATCCCCGCCGACAAGCGCGAGGTGATCTTCGAACGATTCCGCCAGCTCGACGGAGGGCTCGCCCGTGAGCTGGCCGGCACCGGGCTGGGGCTGTCGATCGTGCGCGATCTCGTCGACCTGCTGCACGGCGATGTCGAGGTCTCGGCCGCCCCGGAGGGAGGGGCGCTGTTCCGCATCGCCTTGCCCGTGGAGGCACCCCCTGGCACCACGGTCCGTCCGCCGACGCCCATCGAACCCGTGGCGGCGCGCCCGCTCGCGGCCGACCGGGCGAGACCGGTCGTGGCGGATACCGACGACCCGGCCCGTCCGCTGGTACTGGTGATCGAGGACAACCCCGACCTGAACGAGCTGGTGTGCCGGACGCTGGCGCAGCGGTACCGCGTGCGCGCCGCGTTCGACGGCGAGAGCGGCCTCGCGGAAGCCCGCGAGCTGCGGCCACAGCTGATCGTCTGCGACGTGATGATGCCGAAGCTCAGCGGCGAGGACCTGATCCGACAGCTGCGAGGAGACGGTGCGGAGTCGGTTCCGGTGCTGGTGATGAGCGCGCGGGCCGAGGAGGGCGCCCGGGTGGGAATGCTGCAGGCCGGCGCCAACGACTACCTCGCCAAACCTTTCTCGCTCACGGAGCTCCGGGTGCGCGCGGACAACCTGATCAACGCGACCCTGCTGACCGAACGGCTCCACGTCGCGCAGCTCGCGGCCGACCGCGAACGCATCGCCACCGACCTGCACGAGCGCGTGATCAGCACGCTGTTCGAGCTCAGCCTCCAGCTCGGCGGTGTGCGCGACCTGGCCACCGGGCGGGTCCAGGAACGGATCGACGCGACGATGGGCAGCGTCGACACCGTGATCCGGGAGATCCGCGCCACGATCTTCGAGGCCTGA